A portion of the Celeribacter baekdonensis genome contains these proteins:
- the truA gene encoding tRNA pseudouridine(38-40) synthase TruA — protein MPRYALLIEYNGAPFSGWQRQKEHPSVQQAVEEALRKLEADCPGIGAAGRTDAGVHASGQVAHCDMTKEWDPFRLSEALNHHLKPAPVAILQAARVADDWHARFSAHERRYMFRLMSRRAPLVHEAGKAWHINHPLDRDMMQAGADRLIGLHDFTTFRSTMCQADSPVKTLDEFRVEEHTIPYGTEYRFYLRARSFLHNQVRSFVGTLERVGAGSWSPDDVTTALEACDRAACGPVCPPQGLYLMGVGYADDPFAPSTAPA, from the coding sequence ATGCCCAGATATGCCCTCTTGATCGAATACAACGGCGCGCCCTTTTCCGGTTGGCAGCGTCAAAAGGAACACCCCTCCGTTCAGCAGGCGGTGGAAGAGGCGTTGCGCAAATTGGAAGCCGACTGTCCGGGGATCGGCGCGGCCGGGCGCACGGATGCGGGGGTTCATGCTTCGGGTCAAGTGGCGCATTGCGATATGACCAAAGAGTGGGACCCGTTTCGGTTAAGTGAGGCGCTCAATCATCACCTCAAACCCGCGCCTGTGGCGATTTTACAGGCGGCACGGGTGGCGGATGATTGGCACGCAAGGTTTTCGGCCCATGAGCGGCGCTATATGTTTCGGCTGATGTCACGGCGCGCGCCCTTGGTGCATGAGGCGGGCAAGGCGTGGCATATCAACCACCCGCTCGACCGCGATATGATGCAGGCGGGGGCGGATCGCCTGATTGGCCTGCATGATTTCACCACCTTTCGCTCGACCATGTGCCAAGCCGACAGCCCGGTGAAAACGTTGGATGAGTTTCGTGTGGAAGAACACACCATCCCCTATGGGACCGAATATCGGTTTTACCTGCGGGCGCGCTCGTTTTTGCACAATCAGGTGCGGTCTTTTGTCGGAACCTTGGAACGCGTTGGCGCGGGCTCGTGGTCGCCAGACGATGTCACAACTGCGCTTGAGGCCTGTGATCGCGCGGCCTGCGGGCCAGTCTGTCCGCCGCAGGGACTGTATCTGATGGGCGTGGGATATGCGGATGATCCGTTTGCCCCGTCGACAGCGCCGGCCTAA
- a CDS encoding sugar transferase, which produces MLDTSHSSLNTPAIAATATRSDRFISLETTKTKSVFYRKYGKRVFDLVLLLIAAPIVVPAVMILALLVKRDGGPAFFAQKRVGMNGKVFKCYKLRSMRVDAEEVLERLCREDPAVAEEWTTFQKLTNDPRITRIGHIIRATSLDELPQLLNVFRGDMSLIGPRPFMPSQMSIYTSAKGKAYFNMRPGLSGPWQVSGRGETTFADRVAFDEGYERDLSFATDVKLTIKTVTVVLKRTGH; this is translated from the coding sequence ATGCTAGATACGTCACATAGTTCATTGAACACGCCCGCGATCGCAGCCACCGCTACGAGATCGGATCGCTTCATCTCTCTTGAAACCACAAAAACCAAAAGCGTATTTTACCGTAAATATGGGAAACGCGTGTTCGATTTGGTGCTGCTTTTGATCGCCGCTCCGATTGTCGTTCCGGCGGTGATGATTTTGGCCTTGTTGGTCAAACGCGATGGCGGTCCGGCGTTTTTTGCGCAAAAGCGCGTGGGTATGAATGGTAAAGTGTTTAAATGCTACAAACTGCGCAGCATGCGTGTGGACGCCGAAGAAGTGCTTGAGCGGTTGTGTCGCGAAGATCCAGCGGTGGCCGAAGAATGGACCACCTTTCAAAAGCTTACAAATGACCCGCGGATCACCCGGATCGGCCATATCATTCGTGCCACAAGCCTGGATGAGTTGCCCCAGCTTTTGAATGTGTTCCGGGGAGATATGAGCCTGATTGGTCCGCGCCCGTTCATGCCGTCGCAAATGTCGATCTATACCTCGGCAAAAGGCAAAGCCTATTTCAACATGCGTCCGGGTCTGTCTGGTCCGTGGCAAGTGTCGGGCCGTGGCGAAACCACCTTTGCCGACCGCGTTGCTTTTGACGAAGGCTATGAGCGCGATTTGAGCTTTGCGACCGACGTCAAGTTGACGATCAAAACTGTCACGGTGGTTCTCAAACGCACAGGCCACTAA
- the mdoH gene encoding glucans biosynthesis glucosyltransferase MdoH, with amino-acid sequence MIQSTSPSGARSARALALLISIGLGIGAAALFLQFGAADGYQMVDGVRAALVFITTFWLAWGAMQSVEGLISARTPPAYLNTPLTTRTAILMPVYNEDPAVVFARVAAMDVSLSRLGVAEHFDFAILSDTQKDEVGTEEERWFVHLWADRGQDARVASGKAPRFFYRRRARNIGRKAGNIQDFFETSGAQYDFALILDADSLMEGETIVEMVRRMQAAPELGLLQTLPRITGAHSRFGRAMQFAAGFYSPVFAQGQAAMQGVTGPFWGHNAMVRVRAFAESCALPELSGPPPFGGHILSHDYVEAALLARAGWAVRLDPDLAGSYEEGPENMIDFAKRDRRWCQGNLQHIRVISAPGLKGWSRFVFFQGILSYIAPLFWVMFLASNLYATATAPEPDFFPEPFQLFPVFPSDQTSKAVGVAVGVFGLLVFPKVLILLDAIARGRVTQFGGTFIALRGMMTELIQSSINAPIMLMWQTRAVMQVVMGRDGGWPAQTRGDGRLTFPEALAAAWWIQLWGIVVIALTHSFAPNLMLWVLPIGVPLVVAPLVVWLTSKPSHPPVFLTPEETALPQVITDHRRIVALWDGSFQNAPVPHAQVAEIPA; translated from the coding sequence ATGATCCAATCGACGTCCCCCAGCGGCGCGCGGTCTGCGCGGGCTCTGGCGTTGCTGATCAGTATTGGCCTTGGGATCGGCGCAGCGGCGTTGTTTTTGCAATTTGGCGCGGCGGACGGCTATCAAATGGTCGATGGCGTGCGGGCTGCGCTTGTGTTTATCACCACGTTTTGGTTGGCTTGGGGCGCGATGCAATCGGTGGAGGGGCTCATCTCGGCCCGAACCCCACCTGCGTATTTGAACACACCGCTCACGACCCGCACTGCGATTTTGATGCCTGTCTACAATGAAGACCCCGCAGTGGTTTTTGCCCGCGTGGCGGCAATGGACGTCTCGCTCTCCCGTCTTGGTGTGGCCGAACACTTTGATTTTGCCATCCTGTCCGATACGCAAAAGGACGAAGTCGGTACGGAGGAAGAGCGGTGGTTTGTGCATCTTTGGGCGGACCGTGGCCAAGACGCGCGGGTCGCATCGGGGAAAGCCCCCCGGTTTTTCTACCGCAGGCGCGCACGCAACATTGGCCGCAAAGCGGGTAACATTCAGGACTTTTTTGAGACCTCAGGCGCGCAGTATGATTTTGCGTTGATCTTGGATGCCGACAGTTTGATGGAAGGCGAAACCATTGTTGAAATGGTGCGCCGGATGCAGGCGGCCCCCGAACTTGGTCTGTTGCAAACCTTGCCGCGCATCACCGGCGCGCACTCCCGCTTTGGGCGCGCGATGCAATTTGCCGCTGGGTTCTATTCGCCGGTCTTTGCCCAAGGTCAGGCCGCGATGCAGGGTGTCACTGGCCCGTTTTGGGGGCACAACGCCATGGTCCGGGTCCGGGCCTTTGCCGAGAGCTGTGCGCTGCCCGAACTGTCCGGCCCACCGCCCTTTGGCGGTCATATCCTCAGCCATGATTATGTCGAAGCCGCGCTCTTGGCGCGTGCCGGATGGGCCGTGCGTCTTGATCCCGATCTGGCGGGTTCTTATGAGGAAGGCCCTGAAAACATGATTGATTTCGCCAAACGCGATCGGCGTTGGTGTCAGGGCAATCTGCAACATATCCGGGTGATTTCCGCACCGGGCCTCAAAGGCTGGTCGCGTTTTGTGTTTTTCCAAGGCATCCTCAGCTACATCGCACCGCTGTTTTGGGTGATGTTTCTGGCCTCAAACCTCTACGCCACCGCGACCGCGCCCGAACCGGATTTCTTTCCCGAACCGTTCCAACTCTTCCCGGTCTTCCCGTCGGATCAAACCTCGAAAGCGGTGGGTGTCGCGGTCGGGGTGTTTGGCCTTTTGGTCTTTCCCAAAGTTTTGATCTTGCTCGACGCCATCGCACGCGGACGGGTGACGCAATTTGGCGGCACGTTCATCGCGTTGCGCGGCATGATGACCGAACTCATCCAATCCTCGATCAACGCGCCGATCATGTTGATGTGGCAAACGCGCGCGGTGATGCAGGTGGTGATGGGGCGTGATGGCGGTTGGCCCGCGCAGACACGCGGTGACGGGCGACTGACATTTCCCGAGGCCTTGGCCGCAGCGTGGTGGATCCAATTGTGGGGCATCGTGGTGATTGCCCTCACCCATAGTTTCGCCCCCAATCTGATGCTTTGGGTTTTGCCGATTGGCGTGCCCTTGGTGGTGGCGCCGTTGGTGGTTTGGCTGACGTCAAAGCCCTCTCACCCACCGGTGTTTCTGACGCCGGAAGAAACGGCCTTGCCGCAGGTCATCACCGATCATCGCCGAATTGTCGCGCTTTGGGATGGCTCATTCCAAAATGCTCCCGTGCCCCATGCCCAAGTGGCTGAAATTCCTGCCTGA
- a CDS encoding OpgC family protein, which translates to MSQHTMSSPAPIGVPAPPRDSNSRDPRLDFFRGLALVMIFINHVPGNPLEVLTNRNFGFSDAAEGFVFMSGMAAGLAYPLAFVRLPLWRAVAKCWGRAWTLYSVHLVISAISLAIMLGAAYWFGAEKMWKVNNVGPWMKAPVQATIGIATLGHQFGYLNILPMYAALLVMTPVMILVAQRNIWIMLGGSFALWVFTGETRLNIPAYPNPGGWFFNPFAWQFLFAIGLACGMRLKAGQRLVPTVVWAKWLSLAILVLILGWMKIDAIREIGSAGLGVLRSLGAPFYITNFDKTFLAAPRLLHVLALVYFLSTQSWVTRFSASRWVWPVQLMGRFGLACFAFGTVLSILGQSIKAALIYDPWVFDMAYVFVGLALQMGFARIKWQLAKPPAARAP; encoded by the coding sequence ATGTCCCAACACACAATGTCCTCCCCCGCACCGATTGGCGTGCCTGCGCCCCCGCGCGACTCCAATTCCCGCGATCCTAGGCTCGACTTTTTCCGGGGCCTCGCCTTGGTGATGATTTTCATCAACCATGTGCCCGGCAACCCGCTTGAGGTGCTCACCAACCGCAATTTCGGCTTCTCGGATGCGGCCGAAGGTTTCGTGTTCATGTCCGGTATGGCGGCGGGGTTGGCCTATCCTTTGGCCTTTGTGAGGCTGCCACTGTGGCGGGCTGTGGCGAAATGTTGGGGCCGAGCGTGGACGCTCTATTCTGTGCATTTGGTGATTTCCGCGATCTCTTTGGCGATCATGCTGGGCGCGGCCTATTGGTTTGGTGCCGAAAAGATGTGGAAGGTCAACAACGTCGGCCCGTGGATGAAAGCCCCCGTCCAGGCGACGATTGGGATTGCTACATTGGGTCATCAGTTTGGCTATCTCAATATCTTGCCGATGTATGCGGCCTTGTTGGTGATGACGCCGGTGATGATTTTGGTCGCTCAGCGCAACATCTGGATCATGCTAGGCGGGTCTTTCGCGCTCTGGGTGTTCACCGGCGAAACCCGTTTGAATATACCCGCTTATCCCAATCCCGGCGGTTGGTTTTTCAATCCGTTCGCGTGGCAATTTCTCTTTGCCATCGGTTTGGCGTGCGGCATGCGATTGAAAGCGGGGCAGCGGTTGGTGCCAACTGTGGTCTGGGCCAAATGGTTGTCCTTGGCGATCTTGGTGCTCATTCTGGGCTGGATGAAAATCGACGCGATCCGTGAGATTGGCAGTGCGGGTTTGGGCGTTTTGCGCAGCCTTGGGGCACCGTTTTACATCACCAATTTTGACAAAACCTTCCTTGCCGCCCCGCGTCTGCTGCATGTGTTGGCGCTGGTTTATTTCCTGTCCACGCAAAGCTGGGTGACGCGCTTCTCCGCCAGCCGTTGGGTTTGGCCCGTTCAATTGATGGGTCGGTTTGGCTTAGCGTGTTTTGCGTTTGGTACGGTTTTGTCGATTCTCGGGCAGTCGATCAAAGCGGCGCTGATCTATGATCCATGGGTGTTTGATATGGCCTATGTGTTCGTTGGTTTGGCGCTGCAGATGGGCTTTGCCCGGATCAAATGGCAATTGGCAAAGCCGCCTGCGGCGCGCGCGCCTTAA
- a CDS encoding sugar phosphorylase: MAKPSSQFSTRLCGLIEQIYPDLDAKALSKEITSAFWPEGAGYRSRARAPGHNLWNEADTLVITYGNTLVDGQHKPLDLLRDFLNRYLRGVINGVHILPFFPFTSDDGFAVTDYRLVNSQLGDWSDIQRIGEEFRLMSDLVLNHVSSLSTWFSEYRQGHAPYDKFFVEASPEDDLSEVVRPRTSPLLREVMTANGPKHVWCTFSHDQIDVDFHNPEVLLEFLRIMRLHIDNGVRIVRLDAVAFVWKELGTNCIHLPQTHAIVRLMRLLCDYAEERVVLMTETNVPNAENLSYFGNRNEAHMIYNFSLPPLLLHALLSGNSLHLNQWLMRMPPAQLGCAYLNFSASHDGIGVRGAEGLLSNDELDQMIQCVRDAGGLVSMRALADGSQKPYELNITYFDALKGTIEGGEDGLQVARFICSQSIVMALEGVPAFYIHSLLATHNDHAGVEKTGVNRAINRHRWDYPELRALLDDPESLNAQVLAALKDRIAIRTAQKAFHPNATQFTMQLGDAFFGIWRQSPARDQSIFAINNLTSQDAEIPHISINLIEGEDWYDLLSGEKIDLSVPNIRFAPYQSRWISNLK, encoded by the coding sequence ATGGCCAAACCGTCTTCGCAATTCAGCACCCGCCTGTGCGGTCTCATCGAACAAATCTATCCCGATCTCGATGCGAAAGCGTTGAGCAAAGAGATCACGTCCGCCTTTTGGCCCGAAGGGGCGGGTTATCGCTCGCGTGCCCGTGCGCCGGGGCACAATCTGTGGAATGAGGCCGACACATTGGTCATCACCTACGGCAATACGCTTGTCGATGGACAGCACAAGCCATTGGATTTGTTGCGTGATTTTCTAAACCGCTATCTACGCGGCGTGATCAATGGCGTGCATATCCTGCCGTTCTTTCCCTTTACCTCTGACGATGGTTTTGCCGTCACAGATTACCGTTTGGTCAACAGCCAACTGGGCGATTGGAGCGACATTCAACGGATCGGCGAAGAGTTTCGTTTGATGTCCGATCTGGTGCTCAACCATGTGTCGTCGCTCTCAACTTGGTTCTCGGAATATCGCCAAGGCCACGCCCCCTATGACAAATTCTTTGTTGAGGCCTCGCCAGAAGATGATCTCTCTGAAGTGGTGCGCCCGCGCACCTCGCCATTGTTGCGCGAAGTGATGACGGCCAATGGCCCCAAACATGTCTGGTGTACCTTCAGCCACGATCAAATCGACGTAGATTTCCATAACCCCGAGGTCCTGTTGGAATTCTTGCGGATCATGCGGCTGCACATCGACAATGGGGTGCGGATCGTTCGACTGGATGCGGTGGCCTTTGTTTGGAAAGAGCTGGGCACCAATTGTATCCACCTGCCCCAAACTCACGCCATCGTGCGATTGATGCGACTGCTGTGCGATTACGCCGAAGAGCGCGTGGTTTTGATGACCGAAACCAATGTGCCCAATGCGGAAAACCTGAGCTATTTCGGCAACCGCAACGAAGCGCATATGATCTATAACTTCTCGTTGCCGCCTCTGTTGTTGCACGCGCTGTTGTCGGGCAACTCCTTACACCTCAACCAATGGCTGATGCGGATGCCTCCGGCGCAATTGGGCTGTGCCTATCTCAACTTCTCGGCGTCGCATGATGGGATCGGTGTGCGCGGGGCAGAGGGGCTTTTGTCCAACGACGAGTTGGATCAGATGATTCAATGCGTGCGCGATGCGGGTGGCTTGGTGTCGATGCGGGCATTGGCCGACGGATCGCAAAAGCCATATGAGTTGAACATCACCTATTTTGATGCGCTCAAAGGTACGATTGAGGGCGGCGAGGACGGGCTTCAGGTGGCACGGTTTATCTGTTCGCAGAGCATCGTGATGGCGCTTGAAGGCGTGCCCGCCTTTTACATTCATTCGCTTTTGGCGACCCACAATGATCATGCGGGCGTCGAGAAAACCGGCGTGAACCGGGCGATCAATCGTCATCGTTGGGATTACCCGGAACTGCGTGCCCTGCTTGATGATCCCGAAAGTCTCAACGCCCAAGTTCTGGCGGCGCTCAAGGATCGGATCGCCATTCGAACTGCGCAAAAGGCGTTTCACCCAAATGCCACGCAGTTCACCATGCAGCTAGGCGATGCGTTCTTTGGCATCTGGCGGCAATCTCCGGCCCGCGACCAATCCATTTTCGCAATCAACAACCTGACAAGCCAAGATGCGGAAATTCCGCATATTTCGATCAACCTGATCGAGGGCGAGGATTGGTATGATTTGCTATCTGGCGAAAAGATTGACCTCTCCGTGCCAAATATCCGTTTTGCGCCCTATCAAAGCCGTTGGATTTCCAACCTTAAGTGA